From the genome of Polyangiaceae bacterium, one region includes:
- the guaA gene encoding glutamine-hydrolyzing GMP synthase produces the protein MLTGRRDTILILDFGSQYTQLIARRIRESSVYCEVHRYDIPIERIRAIAPRGIVLSGGPASVYGDGAPRLSPDVLTQVGVPILGICYGMQLMSQLLGGRVERGSEGEYGPALVRVARAAGVFDRFAEGDVLDVWMSHGDRVAEVPPGFSTLGTTDTTPFAAIADDERRMYGLQFHPEVVHTKRGKDLLDAFLFDVCGLEPTWTPASFVDESIAAIRDKVGPDARAVCGLSGGVDSSVAAVLCHRALGDRLVCIFVDNGLLRKGEAEQVVRTFSEHQHLRLVHVDARKQFLDALAGVTDPEQKRKIIGRVFIEVFDAEAKKIDDCRFLVQGTLYPDVIESVSAKGPSAVIKSHHNVGGLPERMKLGLVEPLRELFKDEVRAVGATMGIPHHLLWRHPFPGPGLAVRCLGTITEERLAVLREADAIFEEELRAAGQYERVWQSFCVLLPVRTVGVMGDERTYDEVIALRAVESKDGMTADWARIPHEVLGKTSTRIINEVRGVNRVVYDVSSKPPATIEWE, from the coding sequence ATGCTCACTGGCCGTCGGGACACGATCCTGATTCTGGATTTCGGTTCGCAATACACCCAGCTCATCGCACGCAGGATTCGCGAATCCTCCGTTTACTGCGAGGTTCACCGATACGACATCCCCATCGAGCGCATTCGAGCGATTGCGCCTCGGGGCATCGTTCTGTCGGGCGGTCCCGCGAGCGTTTATGGCGACGGCGCGCCGCGTTTGTCCCCGGATGTCCTCACGCAAGTGGGCGTGCCGATCCTGGGCATTTGTTACGGCATGCAGCTCATGTCGCAGCTTCTCGGCGGGCGCGTGGAACGAGGCTCCGAAGGTGAATACGGCCCAGCGCTCGTACGCGTTGCGCGCGCGGCCGGCGTCTTCGACAGATTCGCCGAGGGCGACGTGCTCGATGTGTGGATGAGCCACGGGGATCGCGTGGCCGAAGTGCCGCCTGGTTTTTCCACGCTCGGTACGACTGACACGACACCGTTTGCCGCCATCGCCGACGACGAACGTCGCATGTACGGCCTGCAGTTTCACCCCGAAGTCGTGCACACCAAGCGCGGCAAGGACTTGCTCGATGCGTTTCTCTTCGACGTGTGCGGACTCGAGCCCACGTGGACACCCGCATCGTTCGTCGATGAATCGATCGCAGCCATTCGCGACAAAGTTGGTCCGGACGCACGTGCCGTGTGTGGTTTGTCCGGGGGCGTCGATTCCTCGGTCGCGGCGGTGCTTTGTCACCGCGCGCTCGGGGATCGGCTCGTGTGCATCTTCGTCGACAACGGCCTCTTGCGTAAGGGCGAGGCTGAGCAGGTTGTACGGACGTTCAGCGAGCACCAGCATCTTCGCCTCGTACACGTCGATGCACGCAAGCAGTTCTTGGATGCTTTGGCAGGCGTCACGGACCCCGAGCAAAAGCGCAAAATCATCGGTCGCGTCTTCATCGAGGTCTTCGACGCCGAAGCCAAAAAGATCGACGACTGCCGCTTCTTGGTCCAGGGCACGCTTTATCCCGACGTCATCGAAAGCGTATCTGCGAAGGGGCCGAGCGCGGTCATCAAGAGTCACCACAACGTGGGTGGTTTGCCCGAGCGCATGAAGCTCGGCCTGGTCGAGCCGCTGCGGGAATTGTTCAAGGACGAAGTACGTGCGGTCGGAGCGACGATGGGCATTCCGCATCATCTGCTCTGGCGACACCCCTTCCCTGGCCCTGGATTGGCTGTGCGGTGCCTCGGCACCATCACTGAAGAACGACTCGCGGTCTTGCGTGAAGCGGATGCGATCTTCGAAGAGGAGCTGCGCGCAGCGGGTCAATACGAACGCGTGTGGCAAAGCTTTTGCGTGCTCTTGCCCGTGCGAACCGTGGGTGTGATGGGCGACGAGCGAACGTACGACGAGGTCATTGCGCTGCGTGCGGTCGAATCGAAGGACGGCATGACCGCGGATTGGGCTCGCATTCCTCACGAAGTTCTCGGCAAAACGAGCACTCGGATCATCAACGAGGTTCGTGGGGTCAATCGCGTCGTGTACGATGTGTCCTCCAAACCTCCTGCAACGATCGAGTGGGAATGA
- a CDS encoding PEGA domain-containing protein, whose protein sequence is MSTTATSSSVLEAFRRRFFRQTVVATACVCLVATACEPTRPATVSLRVAGNVPDAHVTVDDQYLGALAYVAKRGVALPPGQHRITVEKTGFFAWDRVVVAREGDPPIKLDVVLVEIPD, encoded by the coding sequence ATGAGCACCACCGCGACGAGCTCCAGCGTTCTCGAGGCTTTCCGACGACGTTTCTTTCGACAAACAGTCGTCGCGACGGCGTGCGTTTGTCTTGTCGCAACGGCGTGTGAGCCGACGCGACCCGCGACGGTGTCGCTTCGCGTCGCGGGTAACGTGCCCGACGCGCATGTCACGGTTGACGACCAGTATTTGGGCGCCTTGGCATACGTCGCCAAGAGGGGCGTGGCGCTGCCTCCGGGACAGCATCGGATCACCGTCGAAAAGACGGGATTTTTCGCATGGGACCGGGTTGTCGTGGCACGCGAGGGCGATCCGCCCATCAAGCTCGATGTCGTCCTGGTCGAGATTCCCGACTGA